cggattagaagatgcagtagttcttttcctgtgggcagtcttctttacagctttagtcttttgccgggttgctctttccggtttgtctggtttttttggtttctcctgcggcaatttcttgctccaaaacgggtcattgccctgattacacagatactgatattaaacaatgactagATATATCAATAATAGATTCAGCAAAAGGAAAAATCAagatcttacagctggcggtttgttggtggcacagaagggaatcaGGCCGTTTTTAGCACAAATATGTTCCGGTTCATTCATCATCTTATTcaaagcctctgtgatttcttcattggtgagctggattttggaatgtcgcagtgggtcatcaacactgccggtatactcgcacatcaaatcggagcgctgactaaggggcagtatgatccatgatatccaacagcgagcgagatcaacccatgttaaactgttggccataaaggctctgagcttcgacagttgaggagcatatttgcttctctcctgggcagtcaatctttgcggaaaagggtgtgtattgctgagccactccggacgaaagccaggcaagggattctcaccagcaggggaggtgtctttgcaatagaaccatgtctgattccattctttggggtggctgtgcagtttggcgtgagggtatgtaacCTCTTCCCTTTTCtggatcgccacgccacccaactccgaattggagccgtcagtaaactcagtacggcggtttagatggaaaaggtctctcaaaaattccactgtgggctcctcttgaaagaacgcctcacagagcacttggaagtgacacatatttgtaacagaattggggccagtgtcttgtggatggagttggaaatcggccaaaacatcccggtaaaatttagaaccgggcggcttaaagccccgagctaagtgatctacgaaaacaacaacctctccttcttgaggagtgggagggcattctttgccaggagccctccaatggatggtatctttgctgcctaaagcaccgatcaggactagatcgtccagctgagcctctgtgacgcgagaaggaacccaattgcactcatatacttgcttggccatgatggaatctacaaggtaaaagatcccggttcaaaaatgcatttgatcgaggtacattggtatgtgcaatgttaaaccggagacagaactatctgaaccggagttttatgaagcaacaacatctagcggttcaacaaggggactaatggtatatacaatttttttctacaaggttaaaccgcctggtttaaacattgaagcagatgagtaagtttataaaaacagatttcgtaagatttctctacagcaatggatctgaagcaagtttagAAAAAAGATAAATATTCAGAGGTCCAAAAGGAGTAGTACCGAATCAATGAGCAAGATGTACATacagatctatggttttgagatgtgTAAGTGAAGGCGAAGGGTAAACAGCTACCATTGCACACAATAAAGATTTGCGGAgtcatctaaagatctatcgtatgagcaagaggcagacgatgaacactgaagaactgtgaaaccctaggtcagatctgcgggggaaaggatagaagatttaccggagctgaggaagacgcggaaggttgccgcgatgctctggtgcgcccaggttgatgcagcggccaaggttgaggcagaggtcgacggtggtggcggagctccgaggctggcgacacgaggaagacgaagaagaaaggcacgaaggggagaaaagaaatgacccttcggtcctatttataaggcgaaagaacaggtgtcaggcgcgacaatcaaggggccacgaaacggagccgtcgcctcgattttcgcagatctattaaacaaagaagcataatggatagtttcgttatgacaggtgacgtcactccggtttacagcaatcagagaagatgacattatggcggtttaccaatttatgagaagatgttgaagatgaagcttttgttaatggattgacatgaacccattcaaatcaatctggggcctaatgttggggatattactgctgggcgtaaaccggcctatctgggccgggtcaacttcatcagtagttccagagtgataaagcccaagaaggcagatgagggcctaaggcccgtagccggttcaagacttgtagctaTAAACCgggatttgtatataaacttgtactgtaagttaggaataaggagagaccaacccggaatacgaatatcgaccggtgttaGAACTCTGTGAgccgacgggtgtcacccgtgtatataaggggacgacccggcggcggttcagagatagacaacaactcgagaaataggcgaagcttgtttgctccctagtcatcgaaaccccatcaattccatcacatctagacgtaggcttttaccttcatcgaaggggccgaactagtataaactctcttgcgtccctgtgtccgctttaaccccttcaagctaacccgtcgcgatggctccatgactaagtcctttctctaggacatctgccgtgacaaagccACGACATTTCCCGTGGGGAAACCGACCGCAATCGTCATTGGGTCGCCAGGCGAGAGGCCTTGATGGACTCAAAAAGGTACCTGAAGAGGTTAGAGATAGACAACTTATAATAGACTTAATGACACCGAGCATGCTCAGTGGGGATTCTGAGTGTTGCCGAGGAAGGTCTGGGCTTATCCTGGTAGGTCGTTGCCAGCTATGGACCTGAGGAGGTGCGTTCCTTCAATCGTCATCTTGagaactaagggcatctccagccgcgccccaacaGGTCCTTCCCAGGCGATTTTgtcgcgccggcgccaaaaaaaggcccagtcgcgcccccacaagcccgtttttcgccggctcgggccaaaactggtgccggcggacccagaccgaacccggcgccctgggggcgcttggggagccggcacaagcgaaaaaggcgcgtgggcccgccctggcggcgacccgagggccttttcccgccgcttcttgacgcttttccctcgcatcttttccgctcgctcgccttcctcccgccattcccatcctttctcccgccaaaccccctccagctcgccttccagtcgccgccatgccgccgaagaagtacgccatgccgcgcacggcggcaaccacgactggcaccgtggcccagccgaagcagaggaagctgaGGGCGCCGCCATTGAAGCCACCGGGCATGTCGAatgccgagtggagggtggaagttcagcgacgcgacgcagtcaccaccgaccggcggaacagggccattgccaagaaggcccgcgacaacgcggcgcgtgcggcggcgtcttcctcatcggtcgaccacgcggggatgatgaatccacccgtcgtcagccacgcccagtacgcgccctggggacagcaaggcgttggatctccatggggatcgtcgtcgcccggctacgccgacggtGAAGCGCACGGGGGGTTCAACCCAAATGTGACCTTCCCCCATGGCCACCCCGCGACGCGcacaccctcgcccgccttcgtcggcatgcagtaccctccatacaactacacgccgcccgccgcctacgcgtccacaccgacgccccatctccgccgtggaccgctgcccttctcgcacctcggcgacacggacgacacaggagccgacatggacgacatcatcgcgacaggatcgaccgcggccgccgcgtctcccgggttcgccacccaggacgaggtagtggatctcagcggcgatatggaggccgagctcggctacgtctacggcgaggacgcgcacgaagcgcaggaacctgaggaggaggaggaggacgaggaggaggaggaggaggaggagccggctcctgttccgacgaaggggtgccagaagaagaagaagcgggcggctaggtcaggcgaaccgcgcatcaagtggacgtccaaggaggaggaatgcctccccgaagcatggaaagtcgtctgcctcgacccgaccaccggcgcgaaccagagcttggagacgtactggtaccgcatcaaggccgagttcgacgagcggaagctcgtcgacccgtaCTTCAAatgcgtctacatgcagcgcggctccaaggcgatggcgaactattgggggcgtatccagttggcgtgcaaaaaatggcatggaatcgtcgaggaggtcgcggctcgcccggagagcggcgccagcattgaggatcaggtacgcacgccgttcgcccgcatCTCTTCGTCGTCAacgcccgccgcccgccaactgtttgttcctccacgcagctgctgcgtatgttcaccatgtatcggtgcgacaaccaagacgccgacttcaagcacctccatgtctacaagcgcattgacaagtgcgagaagtgggcggaagtccgacgtaccctcgacaaggccaaggagacatacaagccggacgcgacgactccgggcgcgtcagaggggcggctggacggccacaaattggcaaagaaggggGAAAACcgccgacgcggcaaccgcgcgagtgcaggagtccatcgagcattgcctcgccgacgcccaagcccgggccgtcctacgtgaagagaagaccgaggcgcggtggtcgtcgctgatgaagaacaacgccatcaagctcgacctgcttcggacgaacgtcgccgcgaagaagaggaacaccgacatagcttttctgatgggcgggcagacatgctccagagcaacgacgagcagcccagggcgtggtacatggcggagcgcggcctcatcctgaaccagatgcagacggcaacgccgacgacgccgacgacgcaaGCTCCCGTgcccacgaccacacggacgccaagTCCGAACGACGCCTTtacatcgccgcccagcagtgccgaagccgcgccgacacagcccagcaccgaagcagctccgacaccgccgagcccgcgcacgccgactccgccaacgcctaGAGCCGACCCCGCCGAGTAAATCATTGCGCACGCGAACTTGCGGCGTGCGGCGCTCtattttttgtaacgccagactacgtccgatcgctggatttgtggcgtcttttgagagcgggaacgaccaagtttaaatctcccgcatcctggggccggcgcttgggggcgtgactgggagttaggtcgcccccaggggccgaactagcgccggcacgccctCAGGCCGTTCTATTTAGGCGCactgggggccgaacggctggagatgccctaactcatCGGACTTGGCCATTTGGTTAGGAAACCAACTTGTGCCGTTGAGGATGCCGAGTTCGTGCTTTGCCTTGGTGTTGCCGAGTGATCAGGAGCTCGTGGGAGTCGGCCATCAATGACTTTCTCGAGGGCGATGATTGCCCGAGTGAATTGATTTGGCACGGTGCCGAATGACGTCGTCAAATTGCCTCGAGGGTAGAGTAGATACTCCTACTTGGCTTGGTTCGTTGACTGTGTGTCACACCTCAGGCCTAGTCACACCGTATGAAGAAGAAGAATGTATAGATGTCCATGCACCTGCTGTTCCTTGGATCACCTGTGAGTCTGACTCTCACCAACTGGTCAGTCATGTCTATGCTTCCAACTACGTACTACTATGAACTATCTGCATGCTCTTAATTACCTTGAAAGTTTGATTTCTTGTTCTTAAGTGCAATCTGGGTGATGAACTGCATGCACCCGTACTATTATCTTCATTCTAAAAGAATGGCGCTACGATCAAATCTAATCAACACCTGTGTCCTCCGAATAGGATGTAGTGTATGCAAGCGTAAAACACCAGTCTGGCAAAAATATGTGAACATCTGAATCTGGAAACAACAACTACAAATTGTGTCAGGAATTTATATATGCGAAGAACCTCTTAAATTCTTACCAGCAACGGCGAGCTGCAATTGTGCCAAGCACGTCTTTAATTCTTAACTGCATTTGAGCTACAAAATGTGTTGGACCATTCTGCAGTAATGCCCATAAATCCAACAAAGAACAGATTACAAGAGAAAGTGCTGCAAAGGGTGCTTCACATGGATGAAACGCATATGTAACTTGTTCTAAGCGTGGCTTCGGAATATGGCATTCCACTACAGAACAACGGTATGCAAATCTAAAACCTGTTAGTAGTTGCCTAGAACAAGGCATTGCAAATTTAACAGGAGCAAAATTTAGAAGTTGGTACAAACTGAGCTCTACTGCCAGAGAAATGAAGCACCAGATTGCATTTGCTTAGCATTATACTAGAAGAACGAGTGCACACGGACACAAGCCAGCATCAAGCAAAACAGATGGAACATTGGGCTCAACCAATTCTTAATTAAGACAGCAACGTGGCAGTTCCGCTTCAACCGCAGCAATCTAATTTATAGTGAACATGTATCTTGCGTGCAACAAGTCAAGGTGCCTTATGTGACTTGTTGTACGGGCAGTTCAGAATCCCGGACATTGATGGTGTAGCTCGAGAGAAGCTGGATGATGGTGAAAGGACGGTCAGCAGCGAGGACAAACTGCTTGTCCTGCTTCACAAACTCATCGGCTTTAGAGATCACCTCTCTTTTGTCGTCCTTTAGGTTGTACCTGCAGATGCGCGCCGATGAACCCCGGTGTTTGGTGTAGTAGACGCAATTTGGCTCAACCGACGGGAACTTATCGGCGCAGATAGCGAGGCACCTTTGATGACCGATGAAGATGGCATAGTTGCTGATGGTCCTCAAACGCACAAGCTCATCACTCGTGGCCTCAAACTTGAGAACCCTAACGAGTCGCTGTAGCTTGACAATGATGAGCAGCTGTCCTCCAAATTCCATAAGGAAACACCGGCCATCGTTTGCATGTCCCGTCTCAAGAGGATCACCAGAGAAAAACTTCTCAGGCGGCTGAATATCATGCACTTTCATCAAACCACCGATGCTGTTAATCACTTCACTTAATTTGCTTAATGTCCGCCAGTCGCCATCGAAACCATCTCTGAAAGCCATCCGGAGGAAATTATAAGTTATGTCCGAATGCTCCATGGAGGTGAAACATTCATTGATGGGAAAGGCTGTGTACTGCTTGCGAGATGAATCGAAGAGTAAGGTAAGCTTGGGCAAAGGCACCGGCGCCTTCAAACCAAACCAGACGGCAGCAGCAACCTCGCCCTCAGGCGGCATGGGAGCCATGAAATTGATCATGGCGCCTGTGAGAGGGTTGAAGACATGAGCGGCGTGAGGAGGGCTCCTGTCTGCCCGGACGAAGAAGCCGCAAGGAGTGGTGGCGACGACGTAGTAATTGCGGAGCACTGGGAGCTCCTTGTGGAGGAATCGGCCGGTGGAGGTATTGAGCAACAGGCGGCGCGTGTCGCTCTCGAAGACCTCGTCGAGGATGATCCACCGGCGCGGGAGGAACCGGGAATCCGAGGCGTCGGTCCTCGGACGGCGGAGCGCCAGTGGTGGCATACGGCGCGCAAGTCCACGTAACAGTCCACGTCGTTAGTGGCGAGGAAGGAGCCGGCGATGCGGCGGAGGAGGTCGTATGGGAGGGAGGACCAGTCTGCACCCACCATGGCCGGACGGCCCTTCTCCTGCCCTTGGGCCGGCGGAAGATCAGGGGTGGCCAAGGGCATTGGAACTTCAGCGGACGCGGCCATTGCTCCACGATGGAGTCCGGAAAATTCGATGCCCTAATCTTCCCTGCCAAAAGGGGTAGGATGTAAATTTCACcctcaatttttttctttttttgacaaTCAATACCATATTCTCTTCTCGGGACTCCTTAAGGTGGTGTTTGCTTCTTTAGTCTTAAGTCTTTTTCTAGTCTCTAAAACTTTTTGAAaaagattctcatgaagatgcttttaaggacttttagcaaaaagtctTAAAAAGTCTCATCCTATTTAATTTGTTAGAGACTTTTTCTAATTCCAACATAAAATTCCTGAAACCAAACACCCCCTAAGTTATTTCGGTTGTTCGCGCACAACTCCCCTCGATCTCCACACCATCGCACGATCCGCTCGTCCCGATTATTTTTCAATCGAATCCCACCTCCTGATTTCCACCGATTCTTTCCCAAACGAGCAAACCAGTAGTACGTCACATCAAAGGCAAAAACCACATGCACGCCGCATCAAAgcaacaaaaaaaaaagaaaacaaaaaacaaaggtgGCCTTCTTTTCCTCCGCAATCGAAGCCCTACCCACATGGccatgccgccgccgtcgccgcccggaTGGAGGAAGGTGCCGACGAAGCGCTTGGAGCGAAGGCAAGGTCTAAGCTTCGTCTTGGTGCTCGTCTCCCTCCGATGGACAAAGGATGaattttatttactcaaaataaaaCATCGGGGGTATACAACACAGTGAGCACATATCCGGTCTCTGCATTGCTGAGATACACACAACcacaccaacacacacacacacacaatatcgactggctaaatggagtgtggtttgccgtCCCAAAGATCAAGGCGGGTTAGGCATTCATGACCTTGAGTTTAAGAATAGGGCCCTACTCGAAAAATGGTTATTTAAATTACTGACGAAAGATAGTGTATGGCAAACCCTCCTGAAAAGAAAATATGTTGGTTTCAAGGCAGTATCCCAAGTATATTGTATGTCTGAGGATTCCCACTTTTGGGTGGGTATAATGGCTAGGAAGAAATATTTCTTCTGCTATGGATCTTTCTCAATCAAGGACGTCTCGGAAAATAGATTTTGGGAGGACAAGCGGCTAGGAAATGCCACACTCCGGGAACAATATCCAGCTTTGTACAATATTGTGCGTCACAAGGGTGATACTATCGCCAAGGTAATGAAATCATTTTCACTTAATGTGACGTTCAGAAGAGATTTGATTGGACCCAGGCTCCCAATCGTGAAACATCCTACTCCAGCGGTTATCACATGTGTATGATGTATTTCGTTGGAACCTACATGGGAATGGTCAATTCTCAGTGGAGTCCATGTACAGAGCTTTGCTCCAATCTGATGTGCCAATTGATAATAATAAAAAGATCTGaaagatgaagatacctcttaagaataaaataTTCGCATGATATCTTCGTCGCAtagtcattcttactaaagataaccttattaagaggaattggcatggaagtCCGCAATGTGTTTTTGTCATCATGATGagacaaataaaatatttattcttccaatgcaaattggctcgttctatatggtcagtTATCTAGATAACTTCTGACTTGTATCCTTcttgtagtgttgctaatgtatttggcaactgATTACAAGGGATAGATCACATGTTGAGAACTCTTCTCGGGATGGGAGTGCTTAccgttatttggtcgctttggctatgtagaaatgataaggtttttaataGTAAAATTACTTCTCTGATACATGTTATCTACAAATGTACCGGGactcttcgtttatggtcctctctacaacaCGTGGAGAATCAAGACCTACTTGTGAAGGTGTGTACACAATTGGAGGCTATGGCGAGagatacttttacccaacatggatGAAAGCATGATCTTAGTATTGGCCCCCTCCGCTTTAGGCGTTATATAGATCTTTTTGTAtttcgtttttttattttttatttgtgtgaGAGGACCTTATTTAGctatgtgcatcttagttatgcagaggccgagtgtaatgcttaaatcttttaagtaataaagcgccctTTTCAAAAAACACACACAAATCACCGAGAAGTAGCAAAAGTCATATAAGGCCAAAGTATGCCTAAACAAGGGGAAAAAACCCAAAGCAATCAACAAACTACACCAACAAAGACAACATGGATCTTCAACaacaacgccttcaggaagggagtGATCCTTGAGCACACTGTCACCAGATCCAACCACGAAAGGCCAGAGTCTAGGTTTTCACCTTGAAGAACCAGTCCGAGGATattcgagcaatgccttcaacaaggtaatgacGCAAAAAAATCATCATTCCCAAGTATAATCAACTCGGGTCAGACCTCGGTTTTCACCCGGAAACCGAGACAAGTACTCGAGAATACCATCATTGAAGTCAATCGTGTGTTGTCGCCACCATTTTTTGGCAGTCCTAGCGGCTACATATGACGGGTTAGAAAGCTGATCGCCGCCGCTCAAGAATGGTGAATCTTCTTATGCGAGTTAGACTTTCAAGATCCGATCTTCCTCAAGTACGTTTGTCAATAAGGATAAGATAGAGCTTTGACGTAGATTCCTGCGAGCTCCTCTGGGCATCGAGATTAGGGCTCCTTATCATGGCTATGTGATGGCGATATTTGTGTCAGGTTCTTTGGATCGATTCAAAGTTCAATGACGACGACTGCGGCTCTGAGATGATTGTCCTAGGGACATGTAAACGAAGACTTTCCAGTTGTCCTTGACAAGGTGAGATCGATTCCAGCTGGGGAGCGAGGACAATGGCGGGTCGACGGCTCATTCTGATGGCAACAATTGTCGTTTGCGGTTCAAAGaccttgatgtaatttttattatgttcgaGGTGCTTTTGTATGATTGTATTTGTGGTAAAAACCTTTATAATATAATAGATCTAGGTCCTTTTAAAAAAAGTTATTGGTTTTCaacacaaaaaggaaacaaaggaaAAAAAATGCACCGATTTTGCATACTACGGGCCAGACCTGGCCAAATGGGCAGCCCGGCCATGGTTATACACAGGAAGGCACGACAAGTACATGGGCCGGGCCGACACACTTGCTACCCTCCTTGGTCGACGCACGACCCCTATGTTACACGGGTTGGCGCAGAGGCCCGTTTGGCATGCTAGCCAACGTTAAAATTCAGCCCATTGGGCTATTTCAAACCTATATTAAACCTATTGGGGTGTATTAAAAATGAAAATAAATTTGTCTCAAAAAAACAATAGAAAAAACGGGTCGTGCTGTGCTGGCACTCGTACCCAGCCTCGCAGCCTAGGCGGGCCACTTGCCGGCACAGCCCGATTATAAACTTGCCGGGCCAGGCCCATCACAGGCCGGGCGCATGGGCTTATCAGGCCGGCACGCTAAGACCGGCCCATTCAGCCAGGTTTGCTACTGGtccctgtctctctgtctctcacgAGTCAGGGCGTAGAGTTCATCCCCTTCCTATGCAGGGCACTCCCCTGTCAGAAGTCGAATCGGAAGCCGAGACCAGCATGAATCCGACCAGGAGCGGATAATAAATCTGGTAAAGATCGACTCCCCTttatcatcactctatctctcaggATTATCTCTCGTCTACGATTCCGATTTCTCCATGGAGAAGCAGGGCCAGGAGCGGCAGATCGATCCAGTAATGGAGGCAGCGAGCGGGGATCCCGACGACCCCCTCATCGCCGTCCGCCCCCAACGGGTCGGCGGGTGGTGGGCGCGTAACCAGGACTTCATACGGAGACGCGCGGAGACGCTGAGGCGACCCGCCGCCCGGGCGGAGACCGAGTTCGAGGCGGAAGCAGAGTGTCGCAGAGAGCCGCCGGCCTCCAAGAACTCCATGGCGGGGCTGCtcgtgccggcggcggcggaggtgcggGATCTGGAGTGCGCGGTGTGCCTCGAGGACCTGGTGGCCGGAGGCAGGAAGCTCAGGAAGATGGACTGCTCCCACTGCTTCCACCAGCGCTGCATCTTCCGCTGGCTGCACGTCAGCCGGCTCTGCCCGATGTGCCGCTTCGCGATGCCCTCCCGGTCCGACGACGAGCGCGTCGGCGACGAGGTGGAGCGGGAGCTCGcggccgaggaggaagacgatgctgACGAAGAAAAGTCTGCGGCAACTGAAGAACGCTCGTCCAGTGAGTGAGTGAACTGAACTAATGTTTCTTCAGATTAGCGATGGTGGTAATGATTTTAGTCAGATTCGAAATGGCTCTTCTTTATACTGTATATGTATGAATATTTGTTTACCCGCTCTTTCACTGGTAGTGTACCTCTAGAAAAGATGCTATTTTTCTTTATAAGTCTGCATTTTATGTCTGT
The Triticum dicoccoides isolate Atlit2015 ecotype Zavitan chromosome 3A, WEW_v2.0, whole genome shotgun sequence genome window above contains:
- the LOC119270313 gene encoding E3 ubiquitin-protein ligase RNF181 homolog isoform X2 — translated: MEAASGDPDDPLIAVRPQRVGGWWARNQDFIRRRAETLRRPAARAETEFEAEAECRREPPASKNSMAGLLVPAAAEVRDLECAVCLEDLVAGGRKLRKMDCSHCFHQRCIFRWLHVSRLCPMCRFAMPSRSDDERVGDEVERELAAEEEDDADEEKSAATEERSSSE
- the LOC119270313 gene encoding E3 ubiquitin-protein ligase RNF181 homolog isoform X1, which translates into the protein MEKQGQERQIDPVMEAASGDPDDPLIAVRPQRVGGWWARNQDFIRRRAETLRRPAARAETEFEAEAECRREPPASKNSMAGLLVPAAAEVRDLECAVCLEDLVAGGRKLRKMDCSHCFHQRCIFRWLHVSRLCPMCRFAMPSRSDDERVGDEVERELAAEEEDDADEEKSAATEERSSSE